A genomic window from Lotus japonicus ecotype B-129 chromosome 1, LjGifu_v1.2 includes:
- the LOC130740330 gene encoding uncharacterized protein LOC130740330 isoform X6: MRFDVMTGRTVNLTWWSHSKTVALIWLISAFFFYTLFQMALRNSSETLSSNSSDSPNLNTEQRSKLYDKMARDLDEHGAAFMKHGETSQSLTISDIFTVKDGYVTPVLKAANPPVRANILYLSTEFSVPIAEAVKSIFSPHFEKAIWFQNSTMYHFSMFHASHHIVPVPASKEEIEVEASSVKAVAAMLCPLKIVLDRVVLTSTGVLLGCWQYDASILHTTFARLLGPSSTKAVVSELWYVEEYDVLALALNGRMNVRKFKLGCSRD; the protein is encoded by the exons ATGCGGTTCGACGTTATGACAGGAAGGACTGTAAACTTGACATGGTGGAGTCATTCTAAAACGGTGGCTTTGATCTGGCTCATCTCTGCCTTCTTCTTCTACACCTTGTTCCAAATGGCCCTCCGCAACTCATCAGAAACCCTTTCATCAAATTCATCTG ATTCTCCAAATTTAAACACTGAGCAAAGATCCAAGTTATATGACAAGATGGCGAGAGATCTCGATGAGCATGGAGCTGCTTTCATGAAACATGGTGAAACCTCTCAGTCCTTGACTATTTCAGATATCTTCACAGTGAAAGATGGATATGTGACACCTGTACTAAAG GCCGCAAATCCTCCAGTTCGAGCTAATATATTGTATTTGAGCACTGAGTTCTCTGTCCCCATAGC GGAGGCTGTCAAAAGTATTTTTAGTCCTCACTTTGAGAAAG CAATCTGGTTTCAGAACTCTACTATGTACCATTTTAGCATGTTCCACGCCTCTCACCATATTGTACCTGTACCTGCCAGCAAAGAAGAG ATAGAAGTTGAAGCATCTTCTGTGAAAGCTGTTGCTGCAATGCTTTGCCCTTTGAAAATCGTTTTAGACAGGGTGGTTTTGACTTCAACTGGAGTGCTCCTGGGTTGCTGGCAG TATGATGCTTCTATTCTTCACACTACATTTGCAAGGCTTTTGGGTCCGTCGTCGACTAAG GCAGTGGTGTCCGAACTCTGGTACGTGGAGGAATATGATGTGCTTGCCCTTGCACTAAATGGAAGAATGAACGTTCGCAAATTCAAACTTGGGTGCTCAAGAGATTGA
- the LOC130731880 gene encoding HVA22-like protein a: MGSGAGNFLKLVLKNFDVIVGPVLSLAYPLYASVRAIETKSPVDDQQWLPYWVLYSMITLFELTFAKFLQWIPIWPYAKLMITGWLVLPYFSGAAYVYHHYVRPFIVNPQTVNIWYVPSKKDPSGKPGDILTAAEKYIQENGTEAFENMITKADKSSKKHTHAL, encoded by the exons ATGGGATCTGGAGCTGGAAATTTCCTGAAGTTGGTTCTCAAGAATTTTGATGTAATTGTTGG GCCTGTTCTTAGTCTTGCATATCCTCT ATATGCCTCAGTTAGGGCAATTGAGACCAAATCTCCTGTTGATGACCAGCAATGGCTTCCTTATTGGGTTCTGTATTCCATGATCACACTCTTTGAGCTAACTTTTGCCAAATTTCTTCAATG GATTCCTATCTGGCCATATGCAAAGCTGATGATAACCGGCTGGTTGGTCCTTCCTTACTTCAGTGGTGCTGCCTATGTTTATCACCATTATGTTAGACCTTTCATTGTCAATCCTCAGACCGTTAACATCTGGTATGTTCCAAGCAAAAAGGACCCTTCAGGTAAGCCAGGTGACATTCTAACTGCAGCAGAGAAGTACATTCAAGAGAATGGAACTGAAGCATTTGAGAATATGATCACAAAG GCTGATAAATCAAGTAAGAAACATACTCATGCATTGTGA
- the LOC130737357 gene encoding uncharacterized protein LOC130737357 produces MKILSWNCRGLGNLRAVRALKRLIHSKDHDVVLVMETRLYSAEASRHRGIGGLQNVFPVQCAGQGRSRAGGLCLFWGNEVEVEVISASLNHILFNVVNSDDRSEMRCLGVYGFPDERKKATWDMIRRYTPSSSIPFMCFGDFNDTLSPADKLGGDPPDVERLQEVSQACVDCALHEVDFSGYRFTWSNKRKRPGTIEERLDYALVNEAWRSIWPVTSVYHLPRYRSDHNPILIFSGSRKMRKEMARANLFRFEQLWLQEGEECAEVVTETWGRLQADLPSKISQVGDALQGWGKEKFGDLPRKISDQRGLLERLQRRDQIGGGGGDN; encoded by the coding sequence atgaAGATCCTATCGTGGAACTGCCGTGGGCTTGGGAACCTACGAGCAGTACGGGCCCTCAAAAGGCTCATCCACTCAAAAGATCATGATGTGGTTCTAGTTATGGAGACAAGGTTGTATAGTGCTGAGGCATCGAGACATAGAGGTATTGGTGGTTTGCAGAATGTTTTCCCAGTTCAGTGTGCGGGACAAGGTAGATCAAGAGCAGGAGGTTTATGTCTATTCTGGGGTAATGAGGTTGAGGTGGAGGTAATATCAGCTTCTTTaaatcatattttatttaatgttgTTAATTCAGATGACAGGTCAGAGATGAGGTGCTTGGGAGTTTATGGCTTCCCAGATGAGAGGAAGAAAGCGACTTGGGATATGATCCGACGCTATACTCCATCGAGTTCTATTCCTTTCATGTgttttggagattttaatgaTACTCTCTCCCCGGCAGATAAACTGGGTGGGGATCCACCGGATGTTGAGAGATTGCAGGAGGTGTCGCAGGCGTGTGTTGATTGTGCTCTACATGAGGTGGATTTTTCGGGTTACCGTTTCACATGGTCAAATAAAAGGAAGAGGCCTGGGACGATTGAGGAGAGATTGGACTATGCACTTGTTAATGAGGCGTGGAGATCTATTTGGCCAGTTACTTCTGTATACCATTTGCCTCGATATAGATCTGACCATAATCCGATTTTGATCTTTAGTGGCTCTCGGAAAATGCGGAAGGAGATGGCTAGGGCTAATTTGTTCCGTTTTGAGCAGTTGTGGCTTCAAGAGGGAGAGGAGTGTGCGGAGGTTGTGACAGAGACATGGGGGAGGCTTCAGGCGGACCTTCCATCTAAGATTTCTCAGGTGGGAGATGCCCTTCAGGGGTGGGGAAAAGAGAAGTTTGGGGACTTACCGAGGAAAATTTCCGATCAGAGAGGACTTCTTGAGAGGCTTCAGAGGAGGGATCAGATCGGAGGAGGTGGTGGAGATAACTAA
- the LOC130740330 gene encoding uncharacterized protein LOC130740330 isoform X4, with the protein MRFDVMTGRTVNLTWWSHSKTVALIWLISAFFFYTLFQMALRNSSETLSSNSSDSPNLNTEQRSKLYDKMARDLDEHGAAFMKHGETSQSLTISDIFTVKDGYVTPVLKAANPPVRANILYLSTEFSVPIAEAVKSIFSPHFEKAIWFQNSTMYHFSMFHASHHIVPVPASKEEIEVEASSVKAVAAMLCPLKIVLDRVVLTSTGVLLGCWQVISGTDPITIRAKLKNVLPRAPEKQLYDASILHTTFARLLGPSSTKAVVSELWYVEEYDVLALALNGRMNVRKFKLGCSRD; encoded by the exons ATGCGGTTCGACGTTATGACAGGAAGGACTGTAAACTTGACATGGTGGAGTCATTCTAAAACGGTGGCTTTGATCTGGCTCATCTCTGCCTTCTTCTTCTACACCTTGTTCCAAATGGCCCTCCGCAACTCATCAGAAACCCTTTCATCAAATTCATCTG ATTCTCCAAATTTAAACACTGAGCAAAGATCCAAGTTATATGACAAGATGGCGAGAGATCTCGATGAGCATGGAGCTGCTTTCATGAAACATGGTGAAACCTCTCAGTCCTTGACTATTTCAGATATCTTCACAGTGAAAGATGGATATGTGACACCTGTACTAAAG GCCGCAAATCCTCCAGTTCGAGCTAATATATTGTATTTGAGCACTGAGTTCTCTGTCCCCATAGC GGAGGCTGTCAAAAGTATTTTTAGTCCTCACTTTGAGAAAG CAATCTGGTTTCAGAACTCTACTATGTACCATTTTAGCATGTTCCACGCCTCTCACCATATTGTACCTGTACCTGCCAGCAAAGAAGAG ATAGAAGTTGAAGCATCTTCTGTGAAAGCTGTTGCTGCAATGCTTTGCCCTTTGAAAATCGTTTTAGACAGGGTGGTTTTGACTTCAACTGGAGTGCTCCTGGGTTGCTGGCAG GTAATCTCAGGGACAGATCCCATAACCATTCGTGCTAAGTTGAAGAATGTGCTTCCTCGTGCACCAGAGAAGCAACTT TATGATGCTTCTATTCTTCACACTACATTTGCAAGGCTTTTGGGTCCGTCGTCGACTAAG GCAGTGGTGTCCGAACTCTGGTACGTGGAGGAATATGATGTGCTTGCCCTTGCACTAAATGGAAGAATGAACGTTCGCAAATTCAAACTTGGGTGCTCAAGAGATTGA
- the LOC130740330 gene encoding uncharacterized protein LOC130740330 isoform X1, which yields MRFDVMTGRTVNLTWWSHSKTVALIWLISAFFFYTLFQMALRNSSETLSSNSSDSPNLNTEQRSKLYDKMARDLDEHGAAFMKHGETSQSLTISDIFTVKDGYVTPVLKAANPPVRANILYLSTEFSVPIAEAVKSIFSPHFEKAIWFQNSTMYHFSMFHASHHIVPVPASKEEIEVEASSVKAVAAMLCPLKIVLDRVVLTSTGVLLGCWQVISGTDPITIRAKLKNVLPRAPEKQLYDASILHTTFARLLGPSSTKERLETSDDVQFFHELVNRLNNQIHGFKAVVSELWYVEEYDVLALALNGRMNVRKFKLGCSRD from the exons ATGCGGTTCGACGTTATGACAGGAAGGACTGTAAACTTGACATGGTGGAGTCATTCTAAAACGGTGGCTTTGATCTGGCTCATCTCTGCCTTCTTCTTCTACACCTTGTTCCAAATGGCCCTCCGCAACTCATCAGAAACCCTTTCATCAAATTCATCTG ATTCTCCAAATTTAAACACTGAGCAAAGATCCAAGTTATATGACAAGATGGCGAGAGATCTCGATGAGCATGGAGCTGCTTTCATGAAACATGGTGAAACCTCTCAGTCCTTGACTATTTCAGATATCTTCACAGTGAAAGATGGATATGTGACACCTGTACTAAAG GCCGCAAATCCTCCAGTTCGAGCTAATATATTGTATTTGAGCACTGAGTTCTCTGTCCCCATAGC GGAGGCTGTCAAAAGTATTTTTAGTCCTCACTTTGAGAAAG CAATCTGGTTTCAGAACTCTACTATGTACCATTTTAGCATGTTCCACGCCTCTCACCATATTGTACCTGTACCTGCCAGCAAAGAAGAG ATAGAAGTTGAAGCATCTTCTGTGAAAGCTGTTGCTGCAATGCTTTGCCCTTTGAAAATCGTTTTAGACAGGGTGGTTTTGACTTCAACTGGAGTGCTCCTGGGTTGCTGGCAG GTAATCTCAGGGACAGATCCCATAACCATTCGTGCTAAGTTGAAGAATGTGCTTCCTCGTGCACCAGAGAAGCAACTT TATGATGCTTCTATTCTTCACACTACATTTGCAAGGCTTTTGGGTCCGTCGTCGACTAAG GAACGACTTGAAACATCAGATGATGTTCAATTTTTCCATGAACTTGTTAATCGACTTAATAATCAGATACATGGATTCAAG GCAGTGGTGTCCGAACTCTGGTACGTGGAGGAATATGATGTGCTTGCCCTTGCACTAAATGGAAGAATGAACGTTCGCAAATTCAAACTTGGGTGCTCAAGAGATTGA
- the LOC130740330 gene encoding uncharacterized protein LOC130740330 isoform X3, producing MRFDVMTGRTVNLTWWSHSKTVALIWLISAFFFYTLFQMALRNSSETLSSNSSDSPNLNTEQRSKLYDKMARDLDEHGAAFMKHGETSQSLTISDIFTVKDGYVTPVLKAANPPVRANILYLSTEFSVPIAEAVKSIFSPHFEKAIWFQNSTMYHFSMFHASHHIVPVPASKEEIEVEASSVKAVAAMLCPLKIVLDRVVLTSTGVLLGCWQYDASILHTTFARLLGPSSTKERLETSDDVQFFHELVNRLNNQIHGFKAVVSELWYVEEYDVLALALNGRMNVRKFKLGCSRD from the exons ATGCGGTTCGACGTTATGACAGGAAGGACTGTAAACTTGACATGGTGGAGTCATTCTAAAACGGTGGCTTTGATCTGGCTCATCTCTGCCTTCTTCTTCTACACCTTGTTCCAAATGGCCCTCCGCAACTCATCAGAAACCCTTTCATCAAATTCATCTG ATTCTCCAAATTTAAACACTGAGCAAAGATCCAAGTTATATGACAAGATGGCGAGAGATCTCGATGAGCATGGAGCTGCTTTCATGAAACATGGTGAAACCTCTCAGTCCTTGACTATTTCAGATATCTTCACAGTGAAAGATGGATATGTGACACCTGTACTAAAG GCCGCAAATCCTCCAGTTCGAGCTAATATATTGTATTTGAGCACTGAGTTCTCTGTCCCCATAGC GGAGGCTGTCAAAAGTATTTTTAGTCCTCACTTTGAGAAAG CAATCTGGTTTCAGAACTCTACTATGTACCATTTTAGCATGTTCCACGCCTCTCACCATATTGTACCTGTACCTGCCAGCAAAGAAGAG ATAGAAGTTGAAGCATCTTCTGTGAAAGCTGTTGCTGCAATGCTTTGCCCTTTGAAAATCGTTTTAGACAGGGTGGTTTTGACTTCAACTGGAGTGCTCCTGGGTTGCTGGCAG TATGATGCTTCTATTCTTCACACTACATTTGCAAGGCTTTTGGGTCCGTCGTCGACTAAG GAACGACTTGAAACATCAGATGATGTTCAATTTTTCCATGAACTTGTTAATCGACTTAATAATCAGATACATGGATTCAAG GCAGTGGTGTCCGAACTCTGGTACGTGGAGGAATATGATGTGCTTGCCCTTGCACTAAATGGAAGAATGAACGTTCGCAAATTCAAACTTGGGTGCTCAAGAGATTGA
- the LOC130740330 gene encoding uncharacterized protein LOC130740330 isoform X5, translating to MRFDVMTGRTVNLTWWSHSKTVALIWLISAFFFYTLFQMALRNSSETLSSNSSDSPNLNTEQRSKLYDKMARDLDEHGAAFMKHGETSQSLTISDIFTVKDGYVTPVLKAANPPVRANILYLSTEFSVPIAEAVKSIFSPHFEKAIWFQNSTMYHFSMFHASHHIVPVPASKEEIEVEASSVKAVAAMLCPLKIVLDRVVLTSTGVLLGCWQVISGTDPITIRAKLKNVLPRAPEKQLVSFIERHSLAIMMLLFFTLHLQGFWVRRRLRQWCPNSGTWRNMMCLPLH from the exons ATGCGGTTCGACGTTATGACAGGAAGGACTGTAAACTTGACATGGTGGAGTCATTCTAAAACGGTGGCTTTGATCTGGCTCATCTCTGCCTTCTTCTTCTACACCTTGTTCCAAATGGCCCTCCGCAACTCATCAGAAACCCTTTCATCAAATTCATCTG ATTCTCCAAATTTAAACACTGAGCAAAGATCCAAGTTATATGACAAGATGGCGAGAGATCTCGATGAGCATGGAGCTGCTTTCATGAAACATGGTGAAACCTCTCAGTCCTTGACTATTTCAGATATCTTCACAGTGAAAGATGGATATGTGACACCTGTACTAAAG GCCGCAAATCCTCCAGTTCGAGCTAATATATTGTATTTGAGCACTGAGTTCTCTGTCCCCATAGC GGAGGCTGTCAAAAGTATTTTTAGTCCTCACTTTGAGAAAG CAATCTGGTTTCAGAACTCTACTATGTACCATTTTAGCATGTTCCACGCCTCTCACCATATTGTACCTGTACCTGCCAGCAAAGAAGAG ATAGAAGTTGAAGCATCTTCTGTGAAAGCTGTTGCTGCAATGCTTTGCCCTTTGAAAATCGTTTTAGACAGGGTGGTTTTGACTTCAACTGGAGTGCTCCTGGGTTGCTGGCAG GTAATCTCAGGGACAGATCCCATAACCATTCGTGCTAAGTTGAAGAATGTGCTTCCTCGTGCACCAGAGAAGCAACTTGTAAGCTTCATTGAACGACACAGTTTAGCTAT TATGATGCTTCTATTCTTCACACTACATTTGCAAGGCTTTTGGGTCCGTCGTCGACTAAG GCAGTGGTGTCCGAACTCTGGTACGTGGAGGAATATGATGTGCTTGCCCTTGCACTAA
- the LOC130740330 gene encoding uncharacterized protein LOC130740330 isoform X2: MRFDVMTGRTVNLTWWSHSKTVALIWLISAFFFYTLFQMALRNSSETLSSNSSDSPNLNTEQRSKLYDKMARDLDEHGAAFMKHGETSQSLTISDIFTVKDGYVTPVLKAANPPVRANILYLSTEFSVPIAEAVKSIFSPHFEKAIWFQNSTMYHFSMFHASHHIVPVPASKEEIEVEASSVKAVAAMLCPLKIVLDRVVLTSTGVLLGCWQVISGTDPITIRAKLKNVLPRAPEKQLVSFIERHSLAIMMLLFFTLHLQGFWVRRRLRNDLKHQMMFNFSMNLLIDLIIRYMDSRQWCPNSGTWRNMMCLPLH; this comes from the exons ATGCGGTTCGACGTTATGACAGGAAGGACTGTAAACTTGACATGGTGGAGTCATTCTAAAACGGTGGCTTTGATCTGGCTCATCTCTGCCTTCTTCTTCTACACCTTGTTCCAAATGGCCCTCCGCAACTCATCAGAAACCCTTTCATCAAATTCATCTG ATTCTCCAAATTTAAACACTGAGCAAAGATCCAAGTTATATGACAAGATGGCGAGAGATCTCGATGAGCATGGAGCTGCTTTCATGAAACATGGTGAAACCTCTCAGTCCTTGACTATTTCAGATATCTTCACAGTGAAAGATGGATATGTGACACCTGTACTAAAG GCCGCAAATCCTCCAGTTCGAGCTAATATATTGTATTTGAGCACTGAGTTCTCTGTCCCCATAGC GGAGGCTGTCAAAAGTATTTTTAGTCCTCACTTTGAGAAAG CAATCTGGTTTCAGAACTCTACTATGTACCATTTTAGCATGTTCCACGCCTCTCACCATATTGTACCTGTACCTGCCAGCAAAGAAGAG ATAGAAGTTGAAGCATCTTCTGTGAAAGCTGTTGCTGCAATGCTTTGCCCTTTGAAAATCGTTTTAGACAGGGTGGTTTTGACTTCAACTGGAGTGCTCCTGGGTTGCTGGCAG GTAATCTCAGGGACAGATCCCATAACCATTCGTGCTAAGTTGAAGAATGTGCTTCCTCGTGCACCAGAGAAGCAACTTGTAAGCTTCATTGAACGACACAGTTTAGCTAT TATGATGCTTCTATTCTTCACACTACATTTGCAAGGCTTTTGGGTCCGTCGTCGACTAAG GAACGACTTGAAACATCAGATGATGTTCAATTTTTCCATGAACTTGTTAATCGACTTAATAATCAGATACATGGATTCAAG GCAGTGGTGTCCGAACTCTGGTACGTGGAGGAATATGATGTGCTTGCCCTTGCACTAA
- the LOC130740254 gene encoding microtubule-associated protein RP/EB family member 1B-like, with the protein MASSIGVMDGAYFVGRNEILSWINNRLHLNLSRIEEAASGAVQCQMMDMTFPGVVPMHKVNFDAKSEYDMIQNYKVLQEVFNKLKIEKHIEVSRLVKGRPLDNLEFLQWMKRYCDSVNGGIMNENYNPVERRCKGGKDRNNRSLKSAKSLPVNTMNNSGSGHTLSPNKTCGPKQSRSSGGAGAASSLAEIQALSKQVTDLKLSVDLLEKERDFYFSKLRDIEILCQTTELENEPMSVAVKKILYAADASESPLEEAQEYLNQTLHAVEEEPEPEPEPETETEA; encoded by the exons ATGGCGTCCAGTATTGGCGTGATGGATGGTGCGTACTTTGTCGGCAGGAATGAGATTCTTAGTTGGATCAACAATCGCCTTCACCTTAACCTCTCTCGCATTGAGGAG GCGGCATCTGGTGCCGTACAATGCCAGATGATGGACATGACATTTCCAGGGGTTGTTCCAATGCACAAG GTGAATTTCGATGCAAAGTCAGAGTATGATATGATCCAAAATTACAAAGTTCTGCAGGAAGTGTTCAACAAACTGAAAATTGAGAAG CATATTGAAGTTAGCAGGCTTGTTAAAGGTCGGCCATTGGATAACTTAGAGTTCCTACAGTGGATGAAGCGTTACTGTGATTCTGTCAATGGTGGCATTATGAACGA GAACTATAATCCTGTGGAGCGTAGGTGTAAGGGTGGAAAGGACCGAAATAATAGGAGTTTAAAAAGTGCAAAGTCGCTGCCGGTAAATACTATGAATAATTCTGGTTCAGGCCATACACTCAGTCCAAATAAAACCTGTG GACCCAAACAATCAAGATCAAGTGGAGGAGCAGGTGCGGCTAGCTCATTGGCGGAGATTCAGGCTTTGTCCAAGCAG gTTACTGATCTCAAACTCTCAGTGGATCTCTTGGAAAAAGAACGAGACTTTTACTTTTCAAAACTAAGGGATATAGAAATTCTTTGTCAAACTACAGAACTGGAGAATGAACCT ATGTCTGTAGCAGTTAAAAAGATTTTGTATGCCGCTGATGCATCTGAATCACCATTAGAGGAAGCTCAGGAGTACCTTAATCAAACTTTGCATGCTGTTGAAGAAGAACCAGAACccgaaccagaaccagaaactGAAACTGAAGCTTGA